The sequence ccccaaaaaaaaagcgaACAGGCGCGAAAAGGCAAGCCACCGTCGATGATTTCAAGCCCCCTTCGAGACCGACGCACTTCCAGCGGCCCGCCCCCTTAAAACTCGATTCTTCTGGTACTCCTCGGGAGACGCCACCTGCCACATCCGTTGCAATCCTCTTAGTTACCTTGATAGTGTGCTTgcctttgttttcttttatttaaaaaaaaaaaaaaaaaaaaaaaaaggataagACCGGGCTTCCCTTCAACTACATAGGTGATGCACTGATGCAGAGTAACTTCCTTGGTTGTCTGACAATACATTCAGGGCTGAGACAAGCCTTTCAAAAAGAGTTGCTCCATAAATAACATTAtttacacacacacacacgcgCGCGCGCGCGCGCAGCCCTTCAAAACATGAAACGAGACCGAAAAGCCAGACCCCGGCCCACCAGTTGATGCCTTGGAAAAACACCGCAATCCCTCAGAACATGCATGATCCTTTCTTTTACCCGTACACACAAGCCACCGCGCCATCCCTCAATGATGCATCAAAAGTAAACGCAGAGATAGGgtgtcatcatcatcaggCTCGACGAAGCTGCTGCTCCATCGTAGCCTACCAGACATGAGTAATTACAATGAaaagtctttttttttttaaaaaaaaaaaaagaaaaacaagaaaagaaaagagaaaagaaaagaaaagaaaaaagagaaaaggaaaaggaaaaggaaaagaaaagaaaagagggaaagaaaagttgCTCTTGAGACTTAAATGTAGTTATTGCTCTCATGCATTCTGCTTGAACGCCCTTCCTGCGTCTGCCAGCGGCTTGCCCGGCCGGCTCTGGTGGGCTCGCACAAATTCAAGATTGACCGCCAGGTCCTTGGCCATCGGGTCCAGGTCCTGCTCTGGAAGCCGCGTCGCCATCGCGACCAGCTTCCGGTGCACATTGAGCCTCGCGTCCGGTCCCGCGTCTGCACGGTGCGACATCATGCTCTCTGTTCCGTTCTTGCGCGCCATCTCCGCCTGCGCGATCTTGCGGATCAGCTCGATCTTCTGTGCCAGTTCgctctccttctcctccgaAGAGGGTggtgcagcagcagcagcagtggTGGTGGTAGCGGCGCCGTCTACCTTTTCTGGCTTGTTGTTCTCCGTCTCCGGTGGTGCGACATCGCCGCCGTGGGGGCCAATCCGCTTGCTCAGCGTGAGTTCCTGCGTACCCTCCAGCAGCGACGCATACTTTTGCTTTGCACCATCGTGTCGGGAGACCAGGTCCTCAAACGGTACCGATTCGGCCTCCTTCGACAACGTGTCCGTCTTGTCCTTGCGGATGGTCTCGCGTTCGGCTTCCAGCTGCTCGTAGATCTCTCTTGGATGACTCTTGCCGTCAAAGCTCTGGGGACGCGACTTTACCTCGCCGTAGGCCTGGGTAAGTTTGCCGTTTGCATCGTCCATTATCGCGCTTATCTTCTTGAGCAGCGCCGCCACGACCGGATTCTTGCAGGACAGCTGACACTGCGCCATGTTCTCCCCCCTTTCGATGACGCCGCCAATGTCGCCCTCGTGGACGCTGTGTTGGGTTGCAGATGATGGACGGTGCGGGTAATCCCTCGGGacctgctgctgctggatcatcatcatcatcacctcGTTCGCCGTCTCTCCATGTTTATTTGGAAGATTGCCGGCTTCCGGGCAGTTTTTCAGTAAGATCTCAGCGAGTCGATAGCAGCCGTTCTTAGCAGCGGTGAGAGCCGCCGTGTCCCCGTAGGAATCCTGGGAGGCGAGCAGCAACCCCACCTCATGCTGCGGATACATCTCGGAGAGCTTTGCAATCAGGACCTGGCAGTAGTAGCGcgagcttctccattttcctTTGCTTTTCGTAGCGACGGCGAGGTGGTTGAAGACCGTGGCGCCGAACCAATCTCGAAAGCTGATTGTGTTCTTGAGGATCTCTGCAAGCTCCGGCATCGTTCGCTTTTCGTAATTATTAGTAAACAGGACAGCACGAACGAGAGGAGTCTCGTCATTACGCGTAAGACCGCAGGTATTAGCTCCCCGCATAATAAGGTCTTTTACCACATCCAAGGATCCCATGGCGCACGCCCAGTGCAAGGCAGTGTTCCCCTGGTCGTCGATTGGGCGGTCGGGTTGAAAGTTTTGCGGAGGGATAGGCGGCTGGGCGGCTCCCCGAGCGGGTGCATCGCCAACGGTCATGAAGTAGTCCAAGAGCTCGTCGCCGTACATGATGTGCTGCTGCTCTGCCACCGTCAATGCGCTAAGGTCCCTATCCTGTTTGCGCTTCCGAGGATGCGTCGGATGCTGAGACACCTGtgcaatgtcttcttctgccAGCACCGAGGACGACTCACGGCTGGCCTGGTCAACAGATTCGTGGTCGTTGAATGACTGCGGTATCTGAGAATATGCGTCTTCAGAGTGCACAAAGCTTGCCGCGGGAGCTGCACGGGTGTTCATAGAAGCGAAAGACGACGCCCGGCCACCTCTCCGGCCTGAAGCCCCCGTCCTTTGAGCCTTGGGCCTCGAAGAAACCGCCGTCGTGTGCTTCGGAGCGGGAGGAGGGGTCCTGTCACCAGGGACGAAGTCAAAAATGGGGAGTAGCTGATCGAGCACCTTGTTTCTTTCGGCGACAGCACGCCCATCGGCGAGAGGCACCCATGTTCCTAGACGCCAATTTTCAGCTCCAACTCAAGGATAACCATGGACGGCTGGCAGCCGAAAGATAAAAAATTTACCCTGGTACTTCCCGTAGCCTCCTTGGATCTTTTCGTGTGTGCCTTTCTGCACTTCCCTCTCGAGGATACGAGTACGCGACGGCTTGTCCAGGCCGGCAACTTTCAGAATATGAGTGGCATTGATCCAGTCATCATGACGGCGTCGCATCACACTGTCCGACCCCACTTTGAATTCGTAAACCGGAACCTGTGTATGCCATGTTGTCAGCGACTGAAATTGAGTGTGccaggaaaaaggaaaacaaaagaacAAGGAGAACTGCGGCTGTATTGCGTGAATTTGTGAAATAAACTTACCCCACTATAAGTAGCAGAGTA is a genomic window of Coccidioides posadasii str. Silveira chromosome 3, complete sequence containing:
- a CDS encoding uncharacterized protein (EggNog:ENOG410PGHG~COG:K~BUSCO:2904at33183), whose protein sequence is MDSGIDTQIYSATYSGVPVYEFKVGSDSVMRRRHDDWINATHILKVAGLDKPSRTRILEREVQKGTHEKIQGGYGKYQGTWVPLADGRAVAERNKVLDQLLPIFDFVPGDRTPPPAPKHTTAVSSRPKAQRTGASGRRGGRASSFASMNTRAAPAASFVHSEDAYSQIPQSFNDHESVDQASRESSSVLAEEDIAQVSQHPTHPRKRKQDRDLSALTVAEQQHIMYGDELLDYFMTVGDAPARGAAQPPIPPQNFQPDRPIDDQGNTALHWACAMGSLDVVKDLIMRGANTCGLTRNDETPLVRAVLFTNNYEKRTMPELAEILKNTISFRDWFGATVFNHLAVATKSKGKWRSSRYYCQVLIAKLSEMYPQHEVGLLLASQDSYGDTAALTAAKNGCYRLAEILLKNCPEAGNLPNKHGETANEVMMMMIQQQQVPRDYPHRPSSATQHSVHEGDIGGVIERGENMAQCQLSCKNPVVAALLKKISAIMDDANGKLTQAYGEVKSRPQSFDGKSHPREIYEQLEAERETIRKDKTDTLSKEAESVPFEDLVSRHDGAKQKYASLLEGTQELTLSKRIGPHGGDVAPPETENNKPEKVDGAATTTTAAAAAPPSSEEKESELAQKIELIRKIAQAEMARKNGTESMMSHRADAGPDARLNVHRKLVAMATRLPEQDLDPMAKDLAVNLEFVRAHQSRPGKPLADAGRAFKQNA